The sequence ATAAAAATGAATTTGTGGCATTAATGGGACCTTCGGGTTCAGGCAAATCCACTTTAATGAATTTATTGGGATGCCTCGATACTCCTACTTCAGGCTCGTATGTTTTGAATGGTCAGGATGTGAGTCAGATGGATGATAATGAATTAGCAGAAGTTAGAAATAAGGAAATTGGTTTCATATTTCAAACTTTCAATTTATTACCTCGTTCAACAGCTCTTGAGAATGTGATGTTGCCATTAATTTATGCCGGATACCCAAAAAATGTACGCCTTGAAAAAGCAGAAAAAGTGCTAAGCGATGTAAGCCTTTCTGATCGTGTTACCCATAAACCAAATGAATTATCAGGTGGACAACGACAAAGGGTTGCTGTTGCCAGGGCATTGGTAAATGAT is a genomic window of Bacteroidota bacterium containing:
- a CDS encoding ABC transporter ATP-binding protein, translating into MNKEIIRLSGIQRHFHVGTETVKALRSIDLAINKNEFVALMGPSGSGKSTLMNLLGCLDTPTSGSYVLNGQDVSQMDDNELAEVRNKEIGFIFQTFNLLPRSTALENVMLPLIYAGYPKNVRLEKAEKVLSDVSLSDRVTHKPNELSGGQRQRVAVARALVNDPSIILADEPTGNLDSKTSIEIMGLLEEIHKKGNTIIVVTHEEDIAL